One Arthrobacter sp. StoSoilB20 DNA segment encodes these proteins:
- the hxlB gene encoding 6-phospho-3-hexuloisomerase gives MSITAEPAASTHDDVAGNVSLILGELAGTTSGIDYADVSGLAEKISTAERVFFAGAGRSGLVLRMAAMRLMHLGKTVHIAGDTTTPAITAGDLLVVASGSGTTSGVVKAARTALSAGAQLAAITTDASSPLAGLADAVVIIPAAQKTDHGSDLSLQYSGSLFEQSLFLVTEAVFHSLWGATNEPAEQLWLRHANLE, from the coding sequence ATGAGCATCACCGCAGAACCAGCGGCAAGCACCCATGACGATGTGGCCGGCAACGTATCCCTGATCCTGGGCGAGCTTGCCGGCACCACCTCAGGCATTGACTACGCCGATGTGTCAGGTCTTGCGGAGAAGATCAGTACTGCTGAACGTGTCTTCTTCGCGGGGGCCGGCCGAAGTGGCTTGGTCCTGCGGATGGCGGCGATGCGCCTGATGCACCTCGGGAAGACCGTCCACATTGCCGGCGACACTACAACACCGGCTATAACTGCCGGGGATTTGCTGGTGGTCGCTTCCGGTTCCGGTACAACGTCCGGAGTGGTCAAAGCGGCTCGAACCGCACTCTCCGCCGGGGCGCAGCTTGCCGCCATCACTACGGACGCATCTTCTCCCCTGGCAGGTCTTGCCGATGCCGTGGTTATTATCCCCGCCGCCCAAAAAACGGACCATGGTTCGGATCTTTCGCTGCAGTACTCCGGCAGCCTCTTTGAACAATCGCTTTTTCTGGTAACAGAGGCTGTTTTCCATTCTTTGTGGGGTGCCACCAACGAGCCTGCGGAGCAGCTCTGGTTGCGCCACGCCAACCTCGAATAG
- a CDS encoding DUF1524 domain-containing protein: MSNYTPPNSGSFRLRTSTLCVGILAVLLLLLGAVSSGFGGALIMLGLLALLTGLYIAATGRRSWALVPGGRKAGAVVLTGALVALIAGAALVPVEPKETLQASEPAAEAQKLTGPATASATPTPTPTGVEASTPLDPETTTAVAASVAYRAPRAQPAYGSKALDVLATLAIKGRAPKTGYDRNQFGQAWADVDRNGCDTRNDTLKRDLTQVAYTNAVPCKVQSGNLADPYTAKTINFVRGAATSSMVQIDHVVALSDAWQKGAQQLSLEQRTAFANDPLNLQATDGPTNQQKSDGDSATWLPPNKSFRCEYVARQISVKATYSLWVTQAEYDAMARVLSDCPGQTAPTDQSAPVTPEPAHTTPVTVVEPAPAPAPAQAVVPAPAPAAPAPAAPAPAAPAPAPVAPAPAPAAPAPAAAYYANCDAARAAGAAPLHAGQAGYRAGLDRDKDGVACE; this comes from the coding sequence TTGTCCAATTACACTCCGCCCAATTCGGGCTCCTTTCGCCTGCGCACATCCACCCTTTGCGTCGGCATTCTCGCTGTTCTTTTGCTTCTGCTGGGCGCGGTCAGCTCAGGCTTTGGCGGAGCGCTGATCATGCTTGGCCTCCTGGCACTGTTGACGGGGCTCTACATTGCAGCCACCGGCCGACGCTCGTGGGCGCTGGTGCCCGGAGGCCGAAAAGCGGGAGCCGTTGTGTTGACGGGAGCCTTGGTAGCCCTGATTGCCGGCGCAGCTCTTGTTCCTGTTGAGCCCAAGGAGACATTGCAAGCCTCAGAACCCGCGGCCGAGGCGCAAAAGCTGACAGGGCCAGCGACTGCCAGCGCAACGCCGACCCCCACACCAACAGGCGTGGAAGCATCGACACCCTTGGATCCGGAAACGACCACCGCGGTTGCTGCATCTGTTGCGTACAGGGCACCAAGGGCCCAGCCTGCATATGGCTCCAAGGCTCTGGATGTGCTGGCAACCCTGGCCATCAAGGGCCGGGCGCCAAAGACCGGCTATGATCGCAATCAATTCGGTCAGGCATGGGCGGACGTGGATCGAAATGGCTGCGACACCCGCAACGACACACTCAAACGGGATCTGACGCAAGTTGCTTACACCAATGCTGTTCCTTGCAAGGTTCAGAGCGGCAACCTTGCTGACCCCTACACCGCCAAGACCATCAACTTCGTTCGCGGCGCCGCCACCAGCAGCATGGTCCAGATCGACCATGTAGTGGCCCTTAGTGACGCCTGGCAAAAGGGAGCTCAGCAGCTGAGCCTGGAACAGAGGACGGCCTTCGCCAATGACCCGCTGAACCTACAGGCCACGGACGGACCCACCAATCAGCAAAAGAGTGACGGGGACTCCGCAACGTGGTTGCCGCCGAACAAGAGTTTCCGTTGCGAGTATGTCGCGCGGCAAATCTCCGTCAAAGCCACGTACAGCCTCTGGGTAACCCAGGCCGAGTACGATGCCATGGCTCGTGTTCTGAGCGACTGCCCGGGGCAGACTGCGCCGACGGACCAGTCGGCGCCCGTTACGCCTGAGCCTGCACACACAACCCCAGTCACCGTTGTGGAACCAGCACCTGCACCCGCGCCGGCCCAAGCAGTGGTTCCAGCGCCGGCACCGGCAGCACCCGCTCCGGCAGCACCGGCTCCGGCTGCTCCCGCGCCGGCACCTGTAGCACCCGCTCCGGCACCTGCAGCACCTGCTCCCGCCGCGGCTTACTACGCGAACTGCGATGCTGCCAGGGCTGCCGGTGCCGCACCCCTGCACGCGGGGCAAGCGGGCTACCGTGCAGGCCTGGACCGGGACAAAGACGGCGTCGCCTGCGAGTAG
- the hxlA gene encoding 3-hexulose-6-phosphate synthase yields the protein MKLQVALDLLTIEDALELAGKVAAHVDIIELGTPLIKAEGLSAVTAIKEAHPGKIVFADMKTMDAGELEADIAFKAGADLVSVLGTADDSTIAGAVKAAQSHNKGIVVDLIGVADKVTRAKEARALGAKFVEFHAGLDEQAQPGFDLRGLLNAGEEARVPFSVAGGVNASTIGAVQLAGADVAVAGSAIYSAADPELAAKELKAAIQ from the coding sequence ATGAAGCTGCAAGTTGCACTCGACCTCCTCACCATCGAAGACGCCCTGGAACTGGCCGGCAAAGTGGCCGCGCACGTGGACATCATTGAGCTGGGTACGCCTCTGATCAAGGCCGAGGGCCTGTCCGCTGTGACAGCAATCAAGGAAGCGCACCCGGGCAAGATCGTGTTCGCAGACATGAAGACCATGGACGCAGGGGAACTCGAAGCCGATATCGCGTTCAAGGCCGGCGCCGACCTGGTGTCTGTCCTTGGAACGGCGGACGACTCCACTATTGCCGGAGCAGTAAAAGCCGCACAATCCCACAACAAGGGCATCGTGGTGGACCTCATTGGTGTGGCTGACAAGGTGACCCGCGCCAAGGAAGCCCGGGCTTTGGGCGCGAAATTCGTCGAGTTCCACGCCGGCCTTGATGAGCAGGCCCAACCCGGTTTCGACCTCCGCGGCCTGCTCAACGCCGGTGAAGAGGCCCGCGTGCCGTTCTCCGTGGCCGGAGGAGTCAATGCCTCAACCATTGGAGCCGTGCAGTTGGCCGGTGCGGACGTGGCAGTTGCCGGCAGCGCGATCTACAGCGCGGCCGACCCGGAACTGGCGGCGAAAGAGCTTAAGGCAGCTATTCAATAA
- a CDS encoding GntR family transcriptional regulator: protein MAFGTLAITDDAGRKSLADVAYERLRDRLLMLEIKPGDLLNDDQLAKDLDIGRTPVREALKRLELDRLVITYPRRGTFATRVEVTDLAFISEIRTQLEPLAAARAARVASASTKEHLRAVMRAVEEFDVKAASVVETLRLDASVHQGIYAAAANPHLEDVLIRYDNLATRIWCMVLDRLPNLEHHVREHLDLLRAVIDGDEEKAAELARAHVSGFEQAVRQALFAA, encoded by the coding sequence GTGGCCTTTGGAACTCTGGCAATAACGGATGACGCCGGCAGGAAGTCACTGGCCGACGTCGCCTATGAGCGCCTCCGCGACCGACTCCTGATGCTGGAGATCAAGCCCGGCGACCTCCTTAACGACGACCAGCTCGCCAAGGACCTGGATATTGGCCGCACTCCGGTGCGTGAAGCCCTGAAGCGGCTGGAGCTCGACAGGCTCGTCATCACTTACCCGCGGCGGGGCACTTTCGCCACGCGGGTGGAAGTGACCGATCTGGCCTTTATCTCCGAAATCCGGACCCAGCTGGAGCCCCTTGCTGCCGCCCGCGCTGCCCGGGTTGCTTCTGCTTCCACCAAGGAACACCTGCGTGCGGTGATGCGTGCGGTGGAGGAATTCGATGTGAAGGCGGCGTCGGTAGTTGAAACGCTGAGGCTCGATGCCAGCGTCCATCAGGGCATCTATGCCGCTGCCGCCAACCCCCACCTTGAAGACGTCCTGATCCGCTATGACAACCTGGCCACGCGCATCTGGTGCATGGTGCTGGACCGGCTGCCCAATCTGGAACACCATGTGCGCGAGCATCTGGATCTACTCCGTGCGGTCATCGACGGCGACGAGGAAAAGGCTGCCGAGTTGGCCCGCGCCCACGTCAGTGGCTTCGAACAAGCAGTGCGTCAGGCTCTTTTCGCGGCCTGA
- a CDS encoding LysR family transcriptional regulator, producing MIDARLITLRVFARCGTIGATAELTGYSPSAVSAQLRELQRMLGMQLLTKDGRGVRLTATGRFLVTGSDALIAEWERLRAAAMKAGDQVQSRFGLGGFSTAAAQLLAPLAATLRSTRPLLEVQVLEANPARCFDLLVAERIDLAVIVAMQSETYGEDDPRFEQTVLLDDPLDVIIPADHPLAAQESVTLEELASEPWITEAAGSTYHSLFTAAFTAVGVTPRVAHEAVEWETQIAFVGAGLGVGLLPRLAPLNNAENVVRLRITGKGKPTRRIVAAARRGSIASPLIQESLGILQENAHRILTARPEDEH from the coding sequence ATGATCGATGCGAGGCTCATCACACTCCGGGTGTTTGCCCGCTGCGGCACCATTGGCGCCACTGCGGAGCTCACTGGCTACTCCCCCTCAGCCGTCTCCGCGCAACTCCGCGAGCTCCAGCGAATGCTGGGAATGCAGCTGCTGACCAAGGACGGCCGGGGCGTTCGATTGACCGCCACGGGACGCTTTTTGGTGACGGGCTCAGACGCCCTGATTGCCGAATGGGAGCGCCTCCGGGCAGCGGCAATGAAAGCCGGCGATCAAGTACAGTCACGTTTCGGCCTGGGCGGATTCTCGACGGCGGCCGCACAGTTGCTGGCGCCGCTCGCCGCCACGCTGCGCTCGACGCGTCCCCTGCTGGAAGTCCAGGTGCTGGAGGCCAACCCGGCCCGTTGCTTCGACTTGTTGGTGGCAGAACGAATCGACCTCGCCGTGATCGTGGCCATGCAGTCCGAAACCTACGGTGAGGACGATCCCCGGTTCGAGCAGACCGTGCTGTTGGACGATCCCCTGGACGTGATCATTCCCGCGGACCATCCACTGGCAGCGCAGGAATCGGTAACGCTCGAAGAGCTTGCCTCCGAACCTTGGATCACCGAGGCCGCCGGCTCCACGTACCACTCCCTCTTCACAGCCGCCTTTACAGCCGTGGGGGTGACACCCCGGGTGGCGCACGAGGCAGTGGAATGGGAAACCCAGATAGCGTTCGTGGGCGCAGGCCTGGGCGTCGGCCTGCTGCCAAGGTTGGCGCCCCTGAACAACGCAGAGAATGTTGTCCGGTTGCGCATCACGGGCAAGGGCAAGCCCACCCGACGCATTGTGGCTGCAGCACGTCGGGGCAGCATCGCCTCACCACTCATTCAGGAGTCGCTCGGCATTTTGCAGGAGAACGCCCACCGCATCCTCACGGCCCGGCCGGAAGACGAGCACTGA
- a CDS encoding aromatic ring-hydroxylating dioxygenase subunit alpha produces MSAPVLPLNSRGKLASSLPAEQLAEISGLFEFRRKGFSLDAPFYTDSTIFKIDMEAIFGQHWIFAASIAELPEPGDYVTVDYGPYSLIVLRNDDGGVNVLHNVCRHRGARVLTETAGSTGNLVCGYHSWTYSPEGNLIHASAPGETKFDKSCFGLKRAHSRVVAGLIFVCVADEPPTDFDETSKIFEPYLAPHDLSKTKIAYQQNIIEEGNWKLVMENNRECYHCDGHPELACSLFPTWGLTEGLIPAHLEEVWDRNKEAQSSLEERCRRYGLPYEVVEELDTRIAGIRISRESLDGEGESFSPDGRRLSKKLLGDLRDFRLGRCSMHLQPNSWFHFQSDHVITFGVFPINEHQSLVRTTWLVADDAVEGVDYDLEKLTYTWKQTNLQDKAFVELCQTGAGSPAYEPGPYMKSEYQVEAFINWYVQRVQEHLA; encoded by the coding sequence ATGTCTGCACCAGTCTTGCCCCTCAACTCACGTGGAAAACTCGCTTCATCCTTGCCTGCAGAGCAGCTGGCAGAGATCAGCGGTTTGTTCGAGTTCCGGCGCAAGGGATTTTCCCTGGACGCGCCCTTCTACACCGATTCCACGATCTTCAAGATCGACATGGAGGCCATCTTTGGCCAACATTGGATCTTCGCCGCCAGCATCGCCGAACTGCCGGAGCCGGGCGACTACGTCACCGTCGACTATGGTCCCTACTCCCTGATCGTGCTGCGCAATGACGACGGCGGCGTGAACGTCCTGCACAACGTCTGCCGCCACCGCGGTGCCCGCGTCCTGACCGAAACCGCGGGCTCCACAGGAAACCTGGTGTGCGGCTACCACTCCTGGACGTACTCACCGGAAGGGAACCTGATCCACGCTTCGGCGCCGGGAGAGACGAAGTTCGACAAGAGCTGCTTCGGCCTCAAGCGTGCCCACAGCCGCGTAGTGGCCGGACTCATCTTCGTCTGCGTAGCGGACGAGCCGCCCACCGATTTTGACGAGACCTCCAAGATCTTCGAGCCCTACCTCGCACCCCACGATCTGTCCAAGACGAAGATTGCCTACCAGCAGAACATCATCGAAGAGGGCAACTGGAAGCTCGTCATGGAGAACAACCGTGAGTGCTACCACTGCGACGGCCACCCGGAGCTCGCTTGCTCGCTCTTCCCCACGTGGGGACTGACCGAGGGCCTGATTCCAGCCCACCTTGAGGAAGTGTGGGACCGCAACAAGGAAGCACAGTCCTCCCTTGAGGAGCGTTGCCGCCGCTACGGCCTTCCGTACGAGGTTGTGGAGGAGCTCGATACCAGGATCGCCGGCATCCGCATTTCACGCGAATCGCTCGACGGCGAAGGCGAGTCGTTCTCGCCCGATGGCCGCAGGCTCTCCAAGAAGCTGCTCGGCGACTTGCGGGACTTCCGCCTGGGCCGCTGCTCGATGCACCTGCAGCCCAACAGCTGGTTCCATTTCCAGAGCGACCACGTCATCACCTTCGGCGTCTTCCCCATCAATGAACACCAGTCCTTGGTGCGCACCACCTGGCTGGTTGCCGACGACGCCGTGGAAGGCGTGGACTACGACCTCGAGAAGCTCACCTACACCTGGAAGCAGACCAACCTGCAGGACAAGGCGTTCGTGGAGCTGTGCCAGACCGGTGCCGGCAGCCCTGCCTACGAGCCCGGCCCGTACATGAAGAGCGAGTACCAGGTGGAGGCCTTCATCAACTGGTACGTCCAGCGTGTCCAGGAGCACTTGGCATGA
- a CDS encoding LuxR C-terminal-related transcriptional regulator gives MSHPTEFHWPLLEAVASIAKAPLTGIAEELRAGIHPYLESSALVIFTEDCTGRPQKKAGAEDIVSRVSIPELEGLRAAMEGDGPWRGSARIAGGPREVLAFRYPPSNALLVLTDPAPVEPDAGEGSLRLMAYLWGLAAARIQEKVSDAPPSYLLESRAASAERIRVTGELVDQHSTTLETVLAALRSNSLDDRAARTFVTDLTAKALVGLRTLSDHTNNLVEEPVAKAFERLREDLRPLMHFSNIDIQFIEPPANGRALPGEVAHAARAVVRGLVLAIAEQSEVHRVRAQWDCDGENLLINVRDDGGGELSPQGPNLERLLQRVQAVDGTMNVEIMPGWGADISVVLPLDPPSTPAGDAAGWGLAARELEVLQLLAAGQRNRTIATDLGISENTVKFHLRNLFRKLDVRSRTEAIALAHSAGLR, from the coding sequence ATGTCCCATCCCACCGAGTTCCACTGGCCCCTCCTGGAGGCGGTTGCGTCCATCGCCAAAGCCCCCTTGACGGGCATTGCCGAGGAGCTTCGCGCAGGGATACATCCGTATCTGGAGTCAAGTGCCTTGGTCATCTTTACCGAGGACTGCACTGGCCGGCCGCAGAAGAAAGCAGGCGCCGAGGACATCGTCAGCAGGGTCTCCATCCCCGAGCTGGAAGGCCTGCGCGCCGCCATGGAGGGCGACGGACCGTGGCGGGGGTCGGCCCGGATCGCCGGTGGGCCCAGGGAGGTCCTCGCTTTCCGCTACCCACCCAGCAACGCCCTGCTGGTGCTTACCGATCCGGCGCCAGTTGAGCCGGATGCAGGGGAAGGATCCCTACGGTTGATGGCCTACCTCTGGGGGCTTGCAGCGGCGCGGATCCAGGAAAAAGTCAGCGACGCACCGCCGTCGTACCTCTTGGAATCCCGGGCCGCATCCGCGGAGCGTATTCGCGTCACCGGCGAGCTGGTAGACCAGCACTCGACAACCCTGGAGACAGTCCTCGCCGCGCTCAGGTCAAACTCGCTGGATGATCGGGCCGCCCGCACCTTCGTCACCGATCTGACTGCCAAAGCCCTGGTGGGGCTGCGGACCCTCAGTGACCACACCAACAACCTGGTGGAGGAGCCTGTGGCCAAAGCGTTCGAACGGCTCCGGGAAGACCTCCGGCCACTCATGCACTTCAGCAACATCGACATCCAGTTCATCGAACCACCGGCGAACGGCAGGGCACTGCCCGGAGAGGTGGCCCACGCAGCCAGGGCTGTGGTTCGGGGCTTGGTCCTGGCGATCGCAGAGCAGTCGGAGGTTCATCGGGTCCGGGCCCAGTGGGACTGCGACGGCGAGAACCTGCTGATCAACGTCAGGGACGACGGCGGCGGTGAGCTTTCCCCTCAGGGACCCAACCTGGAACGGTTGCTTCAACGCGTGCAGGCTGTGGACGGGACCATGAACGTGGAGATCATGCCGGGATGGGGAGCCGACATCTCCGTGGTCCTGCCGCTCGATCCGCCATCAACTCCGGCAGGGGATGCAGCCGGATGGGGGCTGGCCGCCCGGGAACTTGAAGTTCTTCAACTGCTGGCCGCGGGCCAGCGTAACCGGACGATCGCGACGGACCTCGGCATCAGCGAAAATACCGTGAAATTCCATCTCCGGAACCTCTTCCGAAAACTGGACGTCCGGTCCCGCACTGAGGCCATTGCGCTGGCCCACAGTGCGGGACTCCGGTAG
- a CDS encoding deoxyribodipyrimidine photo-lyase: MKPSIVWFRDDLRVADNPALRAAVDDGEAVALFVLDEESPGIRAHGGAARWWLHHSLTALREDLDKLGIPLLLRRGPAADIVQKTATTLGAGALYWNRRYGAAERTVDAGLKAWAGEAGLHVASFQASLLHEPWNVTTKTGGQYKVFTPFWRTVSAQEFREPLAVPAKGHGFTGKLPAYDDLDSWQLLPTTPDWSGGLAEMWTPGSAAGHKRLAAFVADGLDNYSEGRNRPDTDGSSCLSPYLRWGELSPFEVWRALGSKRSESASIYASELGWREFCWHQYFHNPEIATANLRPEFDRFPWAWPGSNGANGKHPGHESAPEEFRAWQQGRTGFPMVDAGQRQLWHTGWMHNRVRMVAASFLVKNLGIHWQLGEQWFWDTLVDADPASNPANWQWVAGSGADASPFFRIFNPEAQRTRFDPQGKYIAHWLPEFGTPDYPEEIVDLKATRADALEAYKGMKEVH, from the coding sequence ATGAAACCGTCCATCGTATGGTTCCGGGACGACCTGAGGGTCGCCGACAATCCGGCCTTGCGGGCCGCCGTCGACGACGGCGAAGCCGTGGCTTTGTTCGTCCTCGACGAAGAGTCGCCGGGCATCCGCGCCCACGGGGGCGCCGCACGCTGGTGGCTCCACCATTCGCTGACGGCGCTGCGTGAGGACCTGGACAAACTCGGCATCCCGCTGCTGCTCCGCCGCGGTCCTGCCGCGGACATCGTGCAGAAAACGGCGACGACGCTGGGCGCGGGCGCGCTGTACTGGAACCGTCGCTACGGTGCAGCCGAGCGGACGGTCGACGCCGGACTCAAGGCTTGGGCGGGCGAGGCCGGCCTGCATGTGGCTAGTTTCCAGGCCTCCCTCCTTCATGAACCGTGGAATGTCACCACCAAAACGGGCGGACAATACAAGGTTTTTACGCCCTTCTGGCGGACAGTGTCAGCCCAGGAATTCCGTGAACCGCTGGCCGTCCCGGCAAAAGGCCACGGATTCACCGGAAAGTTGCCGGCGTACGATGACCTGGATTCCTGGCAGCTGCTGCCCACCACCCCGGACTGGTCCGGTGGATTGGCGGAGATGTGGACCCCTGGGTCAGCTGCCGGGCACAAGCGGCTCGCTGCGTTCGTGGCGGACGGACTGGATAACTACAGCGAGGGCAGGAACCGCCCGGACACTGATGGCAGCAGTTGCTTGTCTCCCTACCTGCGGTGGGGCGAGCTGAGCCCCTTTGAGGTGTGGCGTGCGCTGGGATCCAAACGTTCCGAAAGTGCAAGCATCTATGCCTCCGAGCTCGGCTGGCGCGAATTCTGCTGGCATCAGTATTTCCACAACCCGGAGATCGCCACAGCCAACCTTCGCCCCGAGTTTGACCGGTTCCCGTGGGCTTGGCCCGGTAGTAACGGAGCGAACGGGAAACACCCCGGGCATGAGAGCGCGCCGGAGGAGTTCCGCGCATGGCAGCAGGGCCGTACCGGCTTCCCCATGGTGGACGCCGGGCAACGCCAGCTGTGGCACACCGGCTGGATGCATAACCGTGTCCGCATGGTGGCTGCCAGCTTCCTCGTCAAGAACCTGGGCATCCATTGGCAGCTCGGTGAGCAGTGGTTCTGGGACACCCTGGTGGATGCCGATCCGGCGTCGAATCCTGCCAACTGGCAGTGGGTGGCGGGCTCCGGGGCGGATGCCTCGCCCTTCTTCCGGATCTTTAACCCTGAAGCCCAGCGGACCAGGTTCGATCCGCAGGGAAAGTACATTGCCCACTGGCTTCCCGAGTTCGGAACGCCCGATTATCCGGAGGAAATCGTTGACCTGAAAGCTACCCGGGCCGATGCCCTGGAGGCGTATAAGGGGATGAAGGAGGTCCACTGA
- a CDS encoding ferredoxin reductase: MTEVLTETVVQEPHRIRGLEMPWNRVMGSTEGPASAARALGPWHPQEFMAECVEVVPEVGGMMTFVFRRSDGAPLAFRAGQYVNVAFPVNGGDQDPADRSYSLSSAPTKPWTFDITVKRDPTGLVSPWVHENIKPGTVLEMLGPVGAFHLPDADRRARYLLLAAGAGITPIMSMVRTIHSLPGQADVVVLYHGAAAEGFAFNKELAYIASVDSRIKVFYSLGDRGKPEDWEGLTGRLTAAMLEEVAPDANGRQVYACGPEGYLNTATELLGKVGVDDTSIHMEFFTGDRQTILEYQAELALAADIAEEIAEEIADSAEDYYESQPTAFGLYEPGYDAEGTLKATGLPLETTDPEAAGTEPSDAGPHAGQEAAAPDASSFDTVGTGSLTLSFLRTGINVRVDPTEHILGPAQRAGVRIGANCKEGMCGSCKVVKLSGDVEMNHQGGIRAREIDAGKFLPCCSTALTDMVIDA; this comes from the coding sequence ATGACCGAAGTCCTCACCGAGACAGTGGTCCAGGAGCCCCATCGCATCCGCGGTCTTGAAATGCCATGGAACAGGGTCATGGGCAGCACCGAGGGGCCAGCCAGTGCCGCCCGGGCCCTGGGTCCCTGGCATCCGCAGGAGTTCATGGCCGAATGCGTGGAAGTTGTTCCCGAAGTGGGCGGCATGATGACTTTCGTGTTCCGCCGTTCCGACGGCGCACCCCTGGCCTTCCGTGCCGGCCAGTACGTCAATGTTGCCTTCCCGGTGAACGGCGGGGACCAGGACCCTGCGGACCGCAGCTACTCGCTGTCCAGTGCGCCCACCAAGCCGTGGACCTTTGACATTACGGTCAAACGGGACCCCACCGGGCTGGTTTCGCCGTGGGTGCATGAGAACATCAAACCTGGCACGGTCCTTGAGATGCTGGGGCCGGTGGGCGCCTTCCACCTCCCTGATGCAGACAGGCGGGCGCGGTACCTCCTGCTGGCCGCCGGTGCAGGCATCACGCCCATCATGTCCATGGTGCGGACCATCCACTCCTTGCCCGGACAGGCCGATGTGGTGGTGCTGTATCACGGCGCGGCAGCCGAAGGCTTTGCCTTTAATAAGGAGCTTGCCTACATTGCCTCGGTGGACTCGCGCATCAAGGTCTTCTATTCCCTGGGTGACCGCGGCAAGCCCGAGGACTGGGAGGGCCTGACGGGACGGCTGACGGCCGCCATGCTCGAGGAAGTGGCACCCGATGCCAACGGCCGCCAGGTCTATGCCTGCGGTCCTGAAGGCTACTTGAACACCGCCACCGAGCTCCTGGGGAAGGTGGGCGTGGACGATACCTCCATCCACATGGAGTTCTTCACGGGTGATCGCCAGACCATCCTCGAATACCAGGCGGAGCTGGCCCTTGCAGCGGACATTGCGGAGGAAATCGCCGAGGAAATCGCCGATTCCGCCGAGGACTACTACGAAAGCCAACCCACGGCGTTTGGACTCTACGAGCCAGGCTACGACGCTGAAGGAACGTTGAAAGCCACCGGCCTGCCGCTGGAAACCACCGATCCGGAGGCGGCAGGTACTGAACCTTCCGACGCCGGTCCTCACGCCGGGCAGGAGGCCGCTGCCCCTGACGCGTCGAGCTTTGACACTGTGGGAACGGGAAGCCTCACCCTGTCCTTCCTGCGGACGGGCATTAACGTGCGCGTCGACCCCACCGAGCACATCCTCGGCCCGGCCCAGCGTGCGGGCGTCAGGATCGGCGCCAACTGCAAGGAAGGCATGTGCGGCTCCTGCAAAGTGGTCAAGCTTTCAGGGGATGTGGAGATGAACCACCAAGGCGGCATCCGTGCCCGGGAAATCGACGCCGGAAAGTTCCTGCCCTGCTGTTCCACCGCGCTCACCGACATGGTGATCGACGCCTAG
- the pdxS gene encoding pyridoxal 5'-phosphate synthase lyase subunit PdxS, producing the protein MAEMLKGGVIMDVVNVEQARIAEDAGAVAVMALERVPADIRAQGGVSRMSDPDMIDAIIAAVSIPVMAKARIGHFVEAQVLQSLGVDYIDESEVLTPADYINHIDKWNFTVPFVCGATNLGEALRRINEGAAMIRSKGEAGTGDVSNATGHMRKIRSEIAKLAALPEDELYVAAKELQAPYELVKEVAATGKLPVVLFTAGGIATPADAAMMMQLGADGVFVGSGIFKSGNPAERAAAVVNATAYYDDPDVIAKVSRGLGEAMVGINVDDIPQPHRLAERGW; encoded by the coding sequence ATGGCGGAGATGCTCAAGGGCGGCGTCATCATGGACGTCGTTAACGTCGAGCAGGCCCGCATCGCCGAGGATGCCGGTGCCGTGGCTGTCATGGCGCTCGAGCGAGTGCCTGCCGATATCCGCGCCCAGGGCGGCGTGTCCCGCATGTCGGACCCGGACATGATCGATGCGATCATCGCCGCGGTGTCCATCCCGGTCATGGCGAAGGCCCGCATCGGCCACTTCGTCGAAGCCCAGGTCCTGCAGTCCCTCGGTGTTGACTACATCGACGAGTCCGAGGTCCTGACCCCGGCCGACTACATCAACCACATCGACAAGTGGAACTTCACCGTCCCCTTCGTTTGCGGTGCCACCAACCTTGGTGAGGCGCTGCGCCGCATCAACGAGGGCGCGGCGATGATCCGTTCCAAGGGCGAGGCCGGCACCGGCGATGTTTCCAACGCCACCGGGCACATGCGCAAGATCCGTTCCGAGATCGCCAAGCTCGCAGCCCTTCCCGAGGACGAGCTGTACGTTGCGGCCAAGGAACTGCAGGCCCCGTACGAGCTGGTCAAGGAAGTTGCCGCTACCGGCAAGCTCCCCGTCGTGCTGTTCACTGCCGGTGGCATCGCTACTCCGGCTGATGCCGCGATGATGATGCAGCTCGGCGCGGACGGTGTGTTCGTTGGTTCGGGCATCTTCAAGTCCGGCAACCCGGCAGAGCGCGCCGCCGCCGTCGTCAACGCCACCGCCTACTACGACGACCCCGATGTCATCGCCAAGGTCTCCCGCGGCCTCGGCGAAGCCATGGTGGGCATCAACGTGGACGACATCCCGCAACCCCACCGCCTCGCAGAACGTGGATGGTAA